TTGGTCATGACCCGTTTATACTTTTTCGGTCACAACCCATTCGCAACCTTTCGATCACGACCATTTGCACCATTTGGTCATGACATGTTTGCAATGTTTTGGTCATGATCCATTCGCAACCTTTCGGTCACGATCATTTGCACTCTTTCCCATTTACACCCTTTTGGTCACGGTCAAGATATGTTCCCACCCTTTCAGTCAAGATTAATTTCACATCCTTTCGGTCAAGATCTATTCGTACTTTTTCGTTTATGATCATTGGCAGCCTTTTGGTCACGACCGTTTTGTATATCTTCGGTCAAAATACATTCACATCCTTTCAGTCACAAAACGTTCATACTCCTTGGATCATGATATGTTTGTACCTCTTAGATTATGATGCATTCATATCTCTTAAATCACAATAATTTGTACATCTTCATTGATGACACCACgtaaatatttatcattttttaatcATTGTTAATATGAAAACTGTgtctcttaaattttttttatgaaaagttattttattagtattgaaataaaaatttatgtctttttgtttttactttattCATATATATGAATAGTCACATCTTTCAATTTAAAGGTGGTTATTTTGAAATGATACTTATATGAATAGTTacaatttttcaatttaaatagtcacatcttttcaaatttaaatgtaattattttgaaattatagaaatctaaatagtcacaacttttcatTTAGATAATTACATATTTGACAATTAAATTCTAACTAATGCACAACTCTTGAAACAAATAACGAAAATACACAACTTtaacaagaaataaaatttctataaaaatacaCAACTTTTCAACATTGTTTGGGTTTTTCATGTAAAACATTTAAGAGATGcaacatttatatataaaacttaagagattcaaattttcatattaatcAATACACtgatttttagaaataaaacaattgcaaatatttataaaatattaataaatagatatgagcaaaataaaaatgaaaagacataatttttcatctcaatactaataaatacaatttttcatataaaaaattaagagatGCAACTTTCATATAGATGAATAGTCACATTTTTTCAGTTTAAAGGTGGttattttgaaatgatatttatatgaatagtcataacttttcaatttaaatagtcacatattttcaatttaaaGGTAGTTATTTAgaaatgatacatatatgaatagtcacaatttttcatttaaataattacattttttaatttaaatactaAGTAATACACAACTCTTGAAACGAAAAGACATATcttaatatataatgaaaagacacaacttttaACAAGAAATAAAATTCCTATAAAACACATAACttttattattagtagattgtttttttcttcaccattttatttgattagtgaaaattatgttttgaaaGGACATGGACATTAgactatttataaattttcaaaaatttgtttgaaGAGTCACATCTTTTGAATTAAaaggttgtgttttttttaataatacttATATGAAGAGTTACAACTTTATAATTTAAATGGTAACATTATTTCAatataaatagttatttttaaataaaaagacacAACTTTTAATTGCTGAAAAAAACACAACTTTTCAACATAAGTGGAATTCACAGCATTTTGAATTAATTGAGATTGCTATTATTATTAGATAAACTAAAGTAAGTGTtgctttattattatatttttatttcaagtGACACTTTCACTAATTAATAACTAAAATCCTAACAAAAATAATGGACTTGCAGAAGGTTTTCACTAACTAAATACCTGATAGGAAGCAGTTGCGGTACCAAACATGAAGCCCTCCGGGAAACTGGCACGACTAAGGGTTTCAGTTTTTGGGCAAACAGGTCCTTCCTCGGCCCTGGTAGGAGAGCCAACAAGACTTGGGAGCAAAAGTAACCCCAAGAGAGGAATCTTCATTTTTGATCTTTTGTATAACCTCACGAGTGTGTTTCTTGGTAAACGTATAAGAACTATAAGAGGAACACTATTGTTAATGGAGTCGATATGTAGAAGGGAAATATCGCCGTTAtaatatacacacatatataagtAGCAACTATGGAGTGATGAAATCTATAGCCGAAAATTGTATTTGGAGGCCGCCAAGTGTCTTAATTACACGAGTTTTTGAAGGCCAAATGTCTCCTTTTTACTCTTACTACTGAATGCACATTGATCACCTGTCTATTGTTTTCTTCTCGATTGTTCTCAGCTGACTGTAAGATTCGTAAGTGTACGTCGAATATTCCTTACAGCTGGATGTTAGGATAAGTGTATGATTCTTCAGAAGTACATGTGGACGTTAAAGTTTCTTAGTTACACTATTACATGCACATTGGGTTTTGGAAGGCCAAATGTCTCTTATCACTCTCATTGTTGCACGCAGACTGATCATTTGTCTGTTGTTGTCTTCTCGTTTTCCAGCGTAATTTCATATGTGTATGTCGAATGTCTCTTACATCTGGCTGTTAGGGTTCAGTGTATGAATCTTTAGAAGCACATGTGGATATCAAGGCCAAGTGTTCGATACTGGAGGGTCATTAGTGTCCCATTTCAACAAGTGGGACAATTGTCATATAGAGTAACGTGTGATCTTAGGACCACGAGTTTGGTTTTGAGTTATCGCCTATCTAGATGTGCATCTCTTATATAAAACGCACTTGCATTCATCTTCATCAGTACCACACGAGCTCTCTTATCTCTTTCtgttatctataaaaataaaataaaaacagaggtatttctctctctctctccaaatgCTTGTAAATGTCCATGTTTTGGTTAATTCTAACTATtatgaaaactatatataagttCCAACTAATATGTAAAAAGTACGTAAGTTATTTTtccataaagaaaaaataacagTCGGTATATAATGGTCAGATACAACAATGGCAGCCGCAACAATGTCTTGGGACGACGGGAAGCACATGAGGGTGAAGAGCGTTCAGCTTACATATGAAGATGTTATCAAGTCCATAGAGGCCGTGTATGACGATGACCAAAATCCTAAGCGTCATGGCACTCCTGGCAAAAAATCTGACGGCGTTAGTACTCACCATCTTcaccatatattttattatttagtgtgttattttgataaattgtaatatttttaatttttgtaggTGAGCCTGAGTCCTGACGAGTACATAACAGATGTTACTGGCTACTACAAAACTACGGGGAACGAAGATGCTATAGCAGCGTTGGCTTTTAGGACCAACAAAACCGAATATGGTCCTTTCGGAAACAAGACCGGGAACCAGTTCTCCATCCAGGCACCCAAAGATAACCAGATCGCTGGTTTTCAAGGCACTAGCAGCAATGTTCTCAACTCCATTGACGTCCACTTTGCTCCCATACCGTCGGCTTCTGCTGGTGGCCAACCAGCTGGATCAGCTGCCAGTGCCAAAAAATTAGAGGCAAAAGGTGGTAACGCGGGAAACCCATGGGACGATGGTGCTCATGATGGTGTTAAAAAAGTGTACGTTGGTCAAGGCGAATCTGGTGTAACGTACGTCAAGTTTGTCTACGAGAAGGACTCTAAGGAGGTCCCTGGAAATGATCATGGAAAAAAGACACTACTTGCACCTGAAGAGgttaaatatatgaatataagAATCAGTTAGCTCTAAAgattgcaatatatatatatcgtttttaTAATGTTGTTTACATTAAAACTGTGTTTACTTTCTTTTATGCAGTTCGTGCTTGATCCAAACGAATACATCACTGCGGTGGAGATTAACTACGACAACATATTTGGAACTGAATCCGAGATCATAACGATGCTTAAGTTCATGACAAACAAGCGAACCTCTCCACCTTTTGGACTTGAAGGTGCTAAAAGTGTCCTACTTAAAGAAGACGGTCACAAGATCGTTGGTTTCCATGGCAAAGCAGGTGCTGACATACTTCACCAAGTTGGAGTCCATGTCAAGCCTATCTCCAAGTGATTTGAGAATGTCTTCTACTACGTCCCAGTGTAACAAAGATAGTCATATGTCAATAAAGAAGGCTCCACTTTAGAAATTGTCATTGTACGTGTGTAAACGGTAAGCGAAAGGGTTGAATAAGGTATTTCCACGTACTGTGTGCTTGTGTGTCAGTGTCTCCTTGTGTTGTAGTGGAGTTTGTAACACTCTTTGTAAGATGTATAAAATCTTGGCTACGTTGTAAAGTGCTTACGATTCCTTGATGTTTTTGAGATTTCAACCGGACAGGCCGGCTTAACACCGTTGCACTACAAGAAATTGTTCAATTTGTGACCACTTAATCAGAAAGAAATTGGTCAGAAACAAGCATTTTTGTCCCATTTCTCACCACTTATAGTCGTCAAAAATACTCCATCAGAAATCGGATTTGGTCAGGAAGTGGTCAATAATTATAGTAATTTCGTCAGAATTATCGTCATAAACTGGTCACAACAATGTTGACGATTTCGTGATGTGTTTCTAACCCTTTTTATATGATGAATTGGTGACCACTCTGTGACCATTTGTTTTGATTACTTTTTGACCGGCTTGTGACAATTTATTATTGACAAACTTTTGACCACTTATTTTCTAACGACATTCTAACCATctattagtgtttttttttattaatcaacaaaattgtatttaatataaataaatgacaaaatcaaatatttttataattaaaatctaaataatagcGTTCGAAATAGTTTTAgcaaaatacttaaataaaggCTGAATAAGTTGTTTCTTGTAGTTAACAAACAAGTTACAATTGGTCATTACTAAAGTTTTAACCACAAAACAGAAGCATGATAACTACAAAACAGAAGCATGGTAACTAATACATAACTATTCTTGAGTggcatcttcatcttcatctagCAATTCTGGAAATTTGCTAACAACCTTATGTGCCAAGTTTTGTAGATACTTTATAACTTTACCTTGGTCCACTTTGTCATTCTCCAAAGTCGCAATCTTCTCATTTGCCATAGCAATCTTCTCATCTGCCAAAGCAATATTCTCGCTTGCAATACGTAATTGCTCATCTTGGTCTAAATTAGGCATGAATCTAGCTGAAGAAGGTGGTTGTCCTGGCTCTGGTAGTGTTCCAAACCCAAAACGGTGACCCTTAAGTATAGGAGTTTCCTGTAAAAAGATACATATAATGaaagaacagaaaaaaaataataactatagAAACAGCAATTGACTCACCCTTAAAACGAGAGTGTTGATCTCTGCTTGGGTAAGATGGTTTGTCTCAGTTGATCTACCTTGAGTTAGCTGATCATTTATCTTCTCTTTGACAGTCTCCACAATCTGCTTCACCTTCTTGTCACAAATGTCACCAGTCTTTCGATTTCTATGAGCATCCTCAAGGAATGCTAGCATGCCAGGCTCTTCCCCTCCATTTTCAATGATCTTACcaagatgaaaatgaaaaattaactGACAATTATAGTTAGCCAAAAATACGTGAACATTGTAATTATAATTTACCATTTCTTCTTTGCGTGTCTCGAAAGATGTTGCCCCTGTGTTGTGTATTGCGATGCTGTAACCACCGCGTTCGCTTTTCCTGTTGGTAGAGTTTCTTGAAGATTTTGCTTCAACCTTTTCATCCTGCCACATCAAAACGTAACCCTCCCAAGCTTTTTCTGATACCCAATTAGGAGGATCTTTGTTCAACTTCCATTTATATTTCCACGCACACAATTTGCTTGAGAAAGATTTCTGAGCCTTTTTCTCATAAGCAACCTTTACGGTTTCAGTAATGCTTCGTTCCCAATCAAATTGTTGCTGGAAAGTAGTGAGAAATTATTATtaatgagaaaaaaaactagTTTAGAGTGAAAAAATGCATTACCGCAAATGCTCTGAACCATCGCGTTTTCACATCACGAGGTAGATGATTATACGTAGGATACGCTCCTGGTAGGTCAGATTTCATCATCTTTAATATTGCTTTAGAAATTTTGCCTTTATCATATTTAAacctataaaaataaatcaatctTATCTCAATGAAAGGGGTTTGCAATACTTAAACCTAAGTCACCCCAAAccaacaaattatataatagaaatatttacCAAGTAGCTCTTCCACGCCGCAAGGGGTCGAGTACAGTGAGGCTCTCTCGTCCAGGAGCCCCCAAAAGATCATCCACTGTCATATGAGGGGTGGGCGCTGCAGCTGGTGTACTCGAAGTTGATGGTATGTTCGTGACGTTGATATTAGCCTGGTTTAGTTGAGAGTAATAAGTCTCAAAGCCTTGAAAGGAATCAACATAAATTGGTGTTCCATCACTTAACGGATTTTGTTGAAGAAACTGCAGAAATTGCTCTCGAGTAGGCATCCTCTGAGAATCGGCCCCGTTGAGATGAGAAAAAGTTAAGAAAAAGTGTGAATTGACAATTTGACTTTATTAACTAACTACAAGACATCGTTTCTAATATTGTTTAATCTTTGTTAGATTTTGTGAATTCAAGTGGACTTTCACGATCTGTTTTTTAATAAAGCATGTAACATATGTTTTTATTAGTGGAACATAAGTTCTTATTTAAATTGGACCAGTGACCAggcccaaaacaaaacaaaaaagacaaGTTAGATACGAACATGAAGCTTCCACGCCGTCTTGTAAACCGATCTGATGTCGCCCACCCTCTTTTCTCTGCTCATCATGTAACCAAAACAATTATTCTGAATCAGACGAATATTCTGAAGAAGCCGAATCAGAGTATTCTTCAAATTCGCCAAGCTCTTCTTCAGAAATCTCCAATATATTATCCATTGTTGCTTCTTCAAAATCCACCAAAGGTGTTGGTTCTACCGATTGATCAATCGAACCTGGAAAATCAACTGAGTTTTGTTGTAACGGGTATTTCTCTGATATTCCACACACTCTGCCTCTTGGAATAATATGTGTGACTGTTATCCATGGATCTCTTTTGTACTTAATGCAAGGATAGTGAATGTAGCTCACTTGATCCGCCTGTGATCCAAGGAGAAAGGATCATATTTGTTGAGTCTCTTTGATGAATTAACTTCAgtcacaccaaatttggtatGCCTTACACCAATCCCTGATTGTGGGTTGTACCAATCGCATAAGAACAGTATGCATTTCAAATTTATGGTACCAGAATATTGAACTTCCAAGACTTCCTTAAGAACACCATAGTATGACATGTCTCCAGCTTGCACAGCTATCCCAGAATTCACTGTTGGTGCTCCTTCACGGGGGGTAAATTGTACGGTGTGACAATTacaggccacaatgaatattgtcttccatATTTTCCAAATGGGTTAAAACCATCAGTGCATAGTCCTAGGTAGAAATTCCTACTCTCTGATGCAAACCCCTCATAAAGTGACTGAAAGTGCTTCCATGCCTTTGCATCTGAGGGATGCACAATATCTCCTCCGCTTGAGTGCTCCTTATGCCATCTCATAGCACTTGCTGTGCGTTCAGATTGATATAGCCTTTTAAGCCTATCTGCTAACGGCAAATACCACATACGCTTATAAGGAACTCGGGCTCTTCCACTGGTGACCTTAAaccgaggtttcccacaaaatcgGCATGACAAGTGGTTTGCATCTGCTTTCCAATAGATCATAcaattgtcgatgcaaacatcgaTCACTTGAAATGGCAAACCTAGACCGGAAACAAGTTTATCTACCTCTTCGTACGAAGCTGGACACATATTATCTTCTGGTAAATATTCTTTCACAAAACTAGCAACTGAATCGACACAATCTTCTGCCAGATTAAAATCTGACTTTATGGCCATCATCCTAGTTGCAGCCGACAAAGGAGAATGACCACTTTTACAACCCTCATATATTGGATGTTTAGCTGCATCCAACATATCAAAAAATCTCCTCGCTTCTAAATTTGGTTCCTCAATCCTATCTCCGTCTTCCATAAAAGAGGAGATATTTTCACGAAATGCATCGTTTACCATTTCTATTGTATCCCTAGATTCTACCACCATTCTAGATTCCTCTATACTAACCGGCACATATTCACTAGTACTAGGTATATTTCCTATATCAACTTCTCCATGTAAATACCAGATTTTATAATTAGGAGTAAATCCACATTGATACAAATGATTCCATACCCTTTCTATAGGAATAAATTTACTATTATCACAACGAATACTAGGACAAAACATCTTACCTCCTCTCAAAGTAATATCTTGGTTTCCGGCAAATCGCATAAATTCTTTAAGCCCTTCCGCAAACTCCTTTGAAATCTGTCCATTGGAATCCCATTGATTGTtcatccaagaacgaaaattagaaatatttgaagaCATTTTCAGTGTGTTCCTTTCGTAGTTTCTGTGAATCGCCTACAATGAGGTACATTATTTATATAGAGATCGTGTGTTGAACGGCTAGTTTGTAAACGTAcgcaaaaatcaaaattttgatcattttctgaCCACTATCTAAACGGCCACAAACggctaattttgaaaacaagTGCAACGACTTTTTGATCAAATGCTGACCACGTTTCTGACCATATTTTAATTGTCAATATTTGGTCACAATGTTTTGACCATTTTCTAATCATCTCTTTTCGTCGTTAATTACTGACCACTTTATGTCCACATCTTTTACTCCTCATTAAATTGTCGGTTTGTGGTCACAAATCGTTTTGATCAATTAAAGTGGTCATAATTTTGgtcaaaaaatataatgttttcttgtagtgtcgtGGATTCTAGGATAAAGAAAATTATGTATCCTCTAAGATTTATATTCAGATAAgataatgattaaaatatttttaaaatttaatcagtaatattctttatattctttaataaaaataaaactatacacatatcaaataattttggacaatttt
This region of Brassica napus cultivar Da-Ae chromosome C5, Da-Ae, whole genome shotgun sequence genomic DNA includes:
- the LOC106397689 gene encoding uncharacterized protein LOC106397689, translating into MWQDEKVEAKSSRNSTNRKSERGGYSIAIHNTGATSFETRKEEMVNYNYNVHVFLANYNCQLIFHFHLGKIIENGGEEPGMLAFLEDAHRNRKTGDICDKKVKQIVETVKEKINDQLTQGRSTETNHLTQAEINTLVLRETPILKGHRFGFGTLPEPGQPPSSARFMPNLDQDEQLRIASENIALADEKIAMANEKIATLENDKVDQGKVIKYLQNLAHKVVSKFPELLDEDEDATQE
- the LOC106397691 gene encoding jacalin-related lectin 36, giving the protein MAAATMSWDDGKHMRVKSVQLTYEDVIKSIEAVYDDDQNPKRHGTPGKKSDGVSLSPDEYITDVTGYYKTTGNEDAIAALAFRTNKTEYGPFGNKTGNQFSIQAPKDNQIAGFQGTSSNVLNSIDVHFAPIPSASAGGQPAGSAASAKKLEAKGGNAGNPWDDGAHDGVKKVYVGQGESGVTYVKFVYEKDSKEVPGNDHGKKTLLAPEEFVLDPNEYITAVEINYDNIFGTESEIITMLKFMTNKRTSPPFGLEGAKSVLLKEDGHKIVGFHGKAGADILHQVGVHVKPISK